Proteins from a single region of Mytilus trossulus isolate FHL-02 chromosome 2, PNRI_Mtr1.1.1.hap1, whole genome shotgun sequence:
- the LOC134706962 gene encoding large ribosomal subunit protein uL29-like, with protein MAKVKAKELRGKKKDELVKQLDELKNELATLRVAKVTGGAASKLSKIRVVRKSIARVLTVMHQTQKENLRKFYKTKRHKPKDLRPKKTRAMRRALNSYELSIKTAKQQRKERLYPVRKYAVKE; from the exons ATG GCCAAAGTTAAAGCAAAGGAATTGAGGGGTAAAAAGAAAGATGAACTTGTGAAGCAGCTTGATGAACTGAAAAAT GAGCTTGCTACACTTAGAGTTGCTAAAGTAACAGGTGGAGCAGCATCAAAGTTGTCAAAGAT tCGAGTTGTGCGTAAATCAATTGCTCGTGTCTTGACAGTGATGCACCAGACTCAAAAAGAAAATCTGAGAAAGTTCTACAAGACAAAACGCCACAAGCCAAAGGACTTGCGTCCAAAGAAGACAAGAGCCATGAGGAGAGCCCTTAACAGTTATGAACTTTCCATAAAAACAGCTAAACAACAGCGCAAGGAACGTCTGTACCCTGTCCGAAAGTATGCTGTCAAGgaataa